The Mesorhizobium koreense genome includes a window with the following:
- a CDS encoding cell division protein FtsX — protein MTEPAGSDTFAETGVSPDEGTATYAPDVARPRQAQRPMAPIVPSQNIAGRALIFVIAIMTFLSCLTLGAVTLVRGAASTWEGQISREATIQIKPVDGLDMEAALEKAQAIAARFKGVTGASIVGREATARLLEPWLGKGLDIDELPVPRLVVVTIDTAHPPDFASMRDLVKSEIPSASLDDHRSWVDRLIAMARMTVTIGVAVLVLMLSATVLSIVFATRGAMAGNGHIIEVLHFVGADARFIAAEFRGHFLLMGLKGAAAGGIGAIIVFLVFAWISARNMATPQADQAAALFGNFAIDASGYAGVGLIVLLIAGLTAATSHFTVVRYLADIETRQPEQ, from the coding sequence ATGACTGAACCGGCGGGCAGCGACACCTTCGCCGAAACCGGCGTATCGCCCGACGAGGGAACGGCGACCTACGCGCCGGATGTCGCGCGCCCGCGGCAGGCACAGCGCCCGATGGCGCCGATCGTGCCCAGCCAGAACATCGCCGGGCGAGCGCTGATCTTCGTCATCGCCATCATGACATTCCTCTCCTGCCTGACGCTCGGCGCGGTGACGCTGGTGCGCGGCGCTGCCTCCACGTGGGAGGGGCAGATTTCGCGCGAGGCCACCATCCAGATCAAGCCGGTCGACGGGCTCGACATGGAGGCGGCACTTGAAAAGGCACAAGCGATCGCCGCGCGGTTCAAGGGCGTCACCGGCGCCTCGATCGTCGGCCGCGAAGCGACGGCACGGCTGCTCGAACCATGGCTCGGCAAGGGGCTGGATATCGACGAACTGCCGGTCCCGCGTCTCGTTGTCGTCACCATCGACACCGCGCATCCGCCGGACTTCGCTTCCATGCGCGACCTCGTGAAGTCGGAAATCCCGAGCGCCAGCCTTGACGATCACCGCAGTTGGGTCGACCGGCTGATCGCCATGGCGCGTATGACGGTCACCATCGGCGTTGCCGTTCTGGTGCTGATGCTTTCGGCGACGGTGCTTTCCATCGTCTTCGCCACGCGTGGGGCCATGGCCGGCAACGGCCACATCATCGAGGTCCTGCATTTCGTCGGAGCGGATGCCCGCTTTATCGCTGCGGAATTCCGGGGTCATTTCCTTTTGATGGGGCTCAAGGGGGCGGCAGCGGGCGGCATCGGCGCGATCATCGTCTTTCTTGTTTTCGCCTGGATCTCGGCCCGCAACATGGCAACCCCCCAGGCCGACCAGGCGGCGGCGCTCTTTGGCAATTTCGCCATCGATGCGAGCGGCTATGCCGGCGTCGGCCTGATCGTGCTTCTGATCGCCGGCCTCACCGCCGCAACCTCGCATTTCACGGTAGTGCGCTATCTTGCCGATATCGAAACGCGCCAGCCGGAGCAGTGA
- a CDS encoding 2-hydroxychromene-2-carboxylate isomerase, protein MKTVEFIFDFGSPNAYLAHRIIPEIEARTGATFVYNPCLLGGIFKAAGNRSPFEQFAGVRGKLDYERLEIKRFVERHHVDAFRMNPHFPVNTLLMMRGAVVAEDEGKLAPFAETCFRAVWEDGEKMDDPAVVGAVLDAAGFDGRAILERTREQAVKDRLIANTEGAVVRGVFGMPTFFVGKEMFFGKDRLGQVEEEIMRANA, encoded by the coding sequence ATGAAAACCGTAGAGTTCATCTTCGATTTCGGCAGCCCGAACGCTTACCTGGCACACCGGATCATTCCGGAGATCGAGGCACGAACCGGCGCGACATTCGTCTATAATCCCTGCCTGCTCGGCGGCATCTTCAAGGCGGCGGGCAACCGATCGCCCTTCGAGCAGTTCGCCGGCGTCAGGGGCAAGCTCGACTACGAGCGGCTGGAGATCAAACGCTTCGTCGAACGTCACCATGTCGACGCCTTCCGCATGAATCCGCATTTCCCGGTGAACACGCTTCTCATGATGCGCGGCGCCGTTGTTGCGGAAGACGAAGGAAAACTCGCACCCTTTGCGGAGACATGTTTTCGCGCCGTGTGGGAAGACGGGGAGAAAATGGACGACCCGGCCGTGGTAGGTGCGGTCCTCGATGCCGCCGGTTTCGACGGACGCGCCATCCTCGAACGCACCCGGGAACAGGCGGTCAAGGACAGGCTGATCGCCAATACTGAAGGTGCGGTCGTTCGCGGCGTCTTCGGCATGCCGACCTTCTTCGTCGGCAAGGAGATGTTCTTCGGCAAGGACCGTCTGGGCCAGGTCGAAGAAGAAATCATGCGCGCCAACGCATGA
- a CDS encoding YdcF family protein: MDARESTERQQVGGWDGEKSTHVSSPSRIWQRVRIALWGGAGLVVALAVGFGAFAEHISLLTQPTEMRTADGIIVLTGGQSRLSAALDLLKAGKGKRLLISGVNPHAGRRALREVTGSDKQLFTCCVDIDHVALDTVGNAEQSAKWVAAHDYGRVILVTNNYHMPRSLLEMHRLLPQASVEPYPVVNSKLDDGSWLTKPDALRVLATEYVKYLAALARSVLPTNVPAEQPAIVSAAIE, from the coding sequence ATGGACGCTCGGGAATCGACGGAGCGGCAGCAGGTCGGCGGTTGGGACGGGGAGAAGTCCACGCACGTTTCATCGCCGAGCCGCATTTGGCAGCGCGTGCGCATCGCCTTATGGGGCGGGGCGGGTCTTGTTGTCGCGCTGGCGGTCGGCTTCGGGGCTTTCGCCGAGCATATCAGCCTTTTGACGCAACCGACAGAGATGCGCACTGCCGACGGCATCATCGTGCTCACCGGCGGGCAGTCGCGCTTGAGCGCCGCGCTCGATCTGCTGAAGGCGGGAAAGGGGAAGCGGCTGCTCATCAGCGGCGTCAACCCCCATGCAGGCCGCCGGGCACTGCGCGAGGTCACGGGTAGCGACAAGCAGCTCTTCACCTGTTGCGTCGACATCGATCATGTCGCGCTCGATACGGTGGGGAATGCCGAACAGAGTGCCAAATGGGTTGCCGCGCACGATTACGGACGCGTCATCCTGGTCACCAACAACTACCATATGCCGCGCAGCCTGCTGGAGATGCACAGGTTGCTGCCGCAGGCGAGCGTCGAGCCCTATCCGGTGGTCAATTCGAAGCTTGACGACGGAAGCTGGCTGACGAAACCCGACGCGCTTCGTGTGCTCGCCACGGAATATGTGAAATATCTGGCCGCACTTGCGCGCAGCGTCCTGCCGACAAACGTGCCCGCCGAACAGCCGGCAATCGTCAGCGCTGCGATCGAATAG
- a CDS encoding SDR family oxidoreductase, whose translation MSDAGVCVVIGAGADTGAAIARAFAREGLVACIVRRPRHLDKLEALAAEIRAEGHAAHAFGVDARDESAMVSLFESIEDEIGPIEVAVFNIGANVRFPIVETTARVYRKVWEMAAFAGFLTGREAARHMLPRERGTILFTGATASVRGGNGFSAFAGAKHALRALAQSMARELGPKNIHVAHVVIDGAIDANFIRGMRPDADEMRERDAILSPDAIAAAYVMLHRQHRSAWTHEMDLRPWVEKW comes from the coding sequence ATGTCCGATGCTGGTGTGTGCGTGGTCATCGGTGCCGGCGCCGATACCGGCGCCGCGATCGCCAGGGCCTTCGCGCGCGAAGGGCTTGTCGCCTGTATCGTCCGTCGGCCACGTCATCTCGACAAGTTGGAAGCGCTCGCCGCTGAGATTCGCGCCGAGGGTCACGCTGCCCACGCCTTCGGCGTCGATGCACGCGACGAGAGCGCCATGGTGTCGCTCTTCGAATCCATCGAGGACGAGATCGGTCCGATCGAAGTAGCGGTCTTCAACATCGGCGCCAATGTCCGCTTTCCCATCGTCGAGACGACCGCCCGCGTCTATCGCAAGGTGTGGGAAATGGCGGCCTTCGCCGGCTTCCTGACCGGCCGCGAGGCCGCCCGCCACATGCTGCCGCGCGAGCGCGGCACGATCCTCTTCACCGGTGCGACGGCGAGCGTTCGCGGCGGCAACGGTTTTTCCGCCTTCGCCGGGGCCAAGCATGCGCTGCGTGCGCTGGCACAATCGATGGCGCGCGAACTCGGTCCGAAGAACATCCACGTCGCGCATGTCGTCATCGACGGCGCCATCGACGCCAACTTCATCCGCGGCATGCGGCCGGACGCGGACGAAATGCGCGAGAGGGACGCCATCCTGTCGCCAGACGCTATAGCCGCCGCCTATGTCATGCTGCATCGCCAGCACCGCAGCGCCTGGACGCACGAGATGGATCTGCGTCCATGGGTCGAAAAATGGTGA
- a CDS encoding gamma-glutamylcyclotransferase, with translation MGDFWVFGYGSLIWRPGFAHVEARRAHLHGFRRSLCIYSWVHRGTETRPGLVLGLDRGGSCVGLAFRVPGALRDEVTAYLRERELVTNVYLERLLTVRLEGGDTVEALSFVVDRTHRQYAGSLDIERAVSVVRGATGQSGRNEDYVFNTVHHLEALGIHDHWLESVAARLPRD, from the coding sequence ATGGGCGATTTTTGGGTTTTCGGCTACGGCTCGCTGATCTGGCGGCCGGGTTTTGCTCATGTCGAGGCGCGCCGCGCCCATCTGCATGGTTTCCGCCGGTCGCTCTGCATCTATTCCTGGGTGCATCGAGGGACGGAAACGCGCCCCGGCCTCGTGCTTGGGCTCGACCGTGGCGGCTCCTGCGTCGGGCTTGCCTTCCGCGTGCCAGGCGCGCTCAGGGATGAAGTGACGGCATATCTCCGCGAGCGCGAGCTTGTGACCAACGTCTACCTGGAACGTCTCCTGACGGTGCGCCTCGAAGGCGGCGATACCGTCGAGGCGCTGTCCTTCGTCGTCGACCGTACGCACCGCCAGTATGCCGGCAGCCTCGACATCGAACGCGCCGTCTCCGTCGTCCGCGGCGCCACCGGGCAGTCGGGCCGCAACGAGGATTATGTCTTCAATACCGTTCATCATCTCGAAGCGCTCGGCATACATGATCATTGGCTTGAAAGCGTCGCCGCCAGACTGCCGCGCGACTAG
- a CDS encoding lysophospholipid acyltransferase family protein, protein MIFLRSLAFNLALYVITIVEMIVFTPFYFLAERKKAWWAPKFWARSNLWLQKVLAGTKSEVTGQENLPEGAFILAPKHQSFWDTFALVPHIPDAVYILKRELMWIPVFGWYLGKMNMIPIDRGSPAKALRKVVVEARKRAEQGRQIIIYPEGTRRPPGAEPAYKHGIAEIYSRLGIPVVPVAHVAGLYWPRRRFLRYPGVIRARFLPPIPPGLSRTEFMARLIEATEKACDALLIEAAQSENPPPLPPTAVERLKQLGVPVSENAIEA, encoded by the coding sequence ATGATCTTCCTGCGATCGCTGGCGTTCAATCTGGCGCTCTACGTCATCACGATCGTCGAGATGATCGTCTTCACGCCGTTCTATTTCCTGGCAGAGCGCAAGAAGGCGTGGTGGGCGCCGAAATTCTGGGCGCGCTCCAATTTGTGGCTGCAAAAGGTACTGGCCGGCACCAAAAGCGAGGTCACGGGGCAGGAGAACCTTCCCGAAGGCGCCTTCATACTGGCGCCCAAGCACCAGTCCTTCTGGGATACGTTCGCGCTGGTGCCGCATATTCCGGACGCCGTCTATATCCTCAAGCGCGAGCTGATGTGGATCCCGGTCTTCGGCTGGTATCTGGGCAAGATGAACATGATCCCGATCGATCGCGGCAGCCCGGCCAAGGCGCTCAGGAAGGTCGTGGTCGAGGCACGGAAACGCGCCGAGCAGGGCCGCCAGATCATCATCTACCCCGAGGGGACGCGGCGGCCGCCGGGGGCGGAGCCGGCCTACAAGCACGGCATCGCGGAGATTTATTCGAGGCTCGGCATCCCGGTGGTGCCTGTGGCACATGTGGCGGGGCTCTATTGGCCGCGCCGTCGCTTCCTGCGCTATCCGGGCGTCATCAGAGCGCGATTCCTGCCGCCGATCCCACCCGGCCTTTCCCGCACCGAGTTCATGGCGCGGCTGATCGAGGCAACCGAGAAGGCCTGTGACGCGTTGCTGATCGAGGCCGCACAGTCCGAAAATCCACCGCCGCTGCCACCGACGGCGGTCGAACGGCTCAAACAACTCGGAGTGCCAGTCTCCGAGAACGCCATCGAGGCCTAG
- the ftsE gene encoding cell division ATP-binding protein FtsE codes for MFRFENVGLRYGMGPEILRDISLHIPARSFQFLSGPSGAGKTTLLRLLFLSLKPTRGLITVFGKDRSRIMRRELPMLRRRIGVVFQDFRLLDHMTTYENVALPLRVRGREEASYRGDVIELLKWVGLGERMHVLPPVLSGGEKQRAAIARALIEQPEILLADEPTGNVDPPLARRLLRLFIELNRLGTAVVIATHDVTLMEQVDARRMILSSGRLDIYD; via the coding sequence GTGTTCCGCTTCGAAAATGTCGGGCTGCGCTACGGGATGGGGCCGGAGATCCTGCGGGATATCTCGCTCCACATACCCGCGCGTTCGTTCCAGTTTCTGAGCGGCCCGTCGGGCGCGGGCAAGACGACGCTTTTGCGCCTGCTTTTCCTCTCGCTCAAACCCACGCGCGGGCTCATCACCGTTTTCGGCAAGGATCGCTCGCGCATCATGCGGCGTGAACTGCCGATGCTGCGCCGGCGCATAGGTGTGGTCTTCCAGGATTTCCGCTTGCTCGACCACATGACGACCTATGAGAACGTGGCGCTGCCGCTGCGCGTGCGCGGACGCGAGGAGGCGAGCTATCGCGGCGACGTGATCGAGCTATTGAAATGGGTCGGTCTCGGCGAGCGGATGCACGTCCTGCCGCCCGTCCTTTCGGGCGGCGAGAAGCAGCGTGCGGCGATCGCCCGGGCGCTGATCGAGCAGCCGGAAATCCTGCTCGCCGACGAGCCGACCGGCAATGTCGATCCCCCGCTGGCGCGCCGCCTGCTCAGGCTCTTTATCGAACTCAACCGGCTTGGGACGGCGGTCGTCATCGCCACGCATGACGTGACGCTGATGGAACAGGTCGACGCGCGGCGCATGATCCTCTCCAGCGGAAGGCTGGATATCTATGACTGA
- the hpt gene encoding hypoxanthine phosphoribosyltransferase encodes MPVVRGKDIEILFSASAIARRNLELAKEIAGRDYNDLLVISILKGSFIFAADLIRAMYDAGISPEVEFIFISSYGAGTTAGEIRVLRDIDNDVTGRDILLIDDILESGNTLKYTRDLMLSRGARNVDIAVLLDKRMRRKADIDPDFVGFDCPDHFVVGYGMDVAHAFRELPFVGIVKGDA; translated from the coding sequence ATGCCCGTCGTCCGTGGCAAGGACATAGAAATCCTCTTCAGCGCCTCCGCGATCGCGCGCCGCAACCTCGAACTCGCCAAGGAGATCGCCGGGCGCGATTACAACGACCTTCTGGTGATCTCGATCCTGAAAGGCTCCTTCATCTTCGCCGCCGACCTGATCCGCGCCATGTACGACGCAGGCATTTCGCCGGAGGTAGAGTTCATCTTCATATCGAGCTACGGTGCAGGCACAACGGCAGGCGAGATCAGGGTGCTGCGCGATATCGACAACGACGTGACCGGCCGCGACATCCTCCTGATCGACGACATACTGGAATCGGGCAATACGCTGAAATACACGCGCGACCTGATGCTCTCGCGCGGCGCAAGGAATGTCGACATCGCGGTGCTGCTCGACAAGCGCATGCGCCGCAAGGCCGATATCGACCCCGACTTCGTCGGCTTCGACTGCCCCGACCATTTCGTCGTCGGCTACGGCATGGACGTAGCGCACGCCTTCCGCGAACTGCCTTTTGTGGGTATCGTCAAGGGCGACGCCTGA